In Choloepus didactylus isolate mChoDid1 chromosome 6, mChoDid1.pri, whole genome shotgun sequence, one DNA window encodes the following:
- the CEP164 gene encoding centrosomal protein of 164 kDa isoform X4 yields the protein MAGRPIRIGDQLVLEEDYDETYIPSEQEILEFAKEIGIDPIKEPELMWLAREGIVAPLPMEWKPCQDITGDIYYFNFANGQSTWDHPCDEHYRNLVIQERGKLSAPGAKKKEKRKKKEKKDKKEKETSKSPPETQPEQGLLPSSFLRGPSPLPAPGLTGLDLDQEMQARSEGSFKKGKSSCILGDTPWPLMGTLPSKLQPLSKDQASRSHQIFADVEKILGRAPAQCRTELGDQQGLEKHQKMTEKIHLRFSDPEIEELGMRTRQQKPGTLGPKNTGPLQDGQDVLGSRSQASVHAKLPETIKGPQLKGEQQSHNIAKLSSTGPGGDKGQSPVSSPSPGEEPTSSSCSSDHMPPTRKSQLFLLDRSPVEDLSWRGVPGEGGSMGKGISRREPPGPWMGQVSKLASKNTTGSSRERESSDPEARGASAEDTPQGLGLEPPDTLASEPAQNAPAGSTPGVSPPSEKRQPPGSPEPPDEDRKPRVSGPDLESSSSSSSLASRLGSQVLGEVTNFPWDLQSSQRSELGVGHTDPGPRAQQSTPFLAPHLSHIQSSADEQSESEDYSEDQRFYQHILQMVKISRRLEGLGLPDSMQEMQCKDIASMVCCMAAESSRMSSEGEHEAIRAMERDSRFLTWGSELLQHPQEGALGPAGQETTSRQANLQPNSNSFRQGPVELSFNRELTAKPGKIQLLNQALGSPLAPVHVPLGGLGPLRGLVDAPPSALRGSQSVSLGSSVESNQLGELTLPSQGPKTCAYTKGLLGSIHEDKNAFSLLALGEETNEEDEEESDNQSLRSSSELLKNLHLDIGALGGDFEYEESPRSSQPEEKKDDSLASDAAGPPTPDKLLSQGADDTLSGANGKGQQGRAANSRLPETEEAEKSDPGASRSRVTPGVGPGDDQPAKASSKEAPEDLMDAGEEGSREEEAVTEPKRQASAPKGSGSDASEESKISDHVKELQFSDSAASDPKSFLGLDFGFHSRISEHLLDTDVLSPVLDRACKGVQRWGREDKEDSESSQDELQSKQSKGSERLSPSLLHGRQLQSPLPSQATENRPAQAPAGQPAWKEAEEPGEDSVARPTPPASLQREQVPRPLATPERAKELGPGQEEAEEPKEKVAVSPTPLVSAEAQSPEPVSPPDQLTEAALKTVEEAVARELEQDKRRLLESKREKMQQLREKLWQEEEEEILQLHQQKEKSLSSLKEQLQRATEEEEARMREEESQRLSWLRAQVRSSTEADEGHIRAEQEASLERLREKLESLQKAERASLEQKSRQTLERLKEEMEASEKREQAALNAEKEKALQRLREQLEGERKEALVTPQAVAALEREHSDELERLCSSLKAKHREAVSSLQKKTEEAQQKEKAQLQESLVQMEQRAHQKAHQVIEYEQELSGLLREKRQEVERDHERKMEKMKEEHWQVLAEAREQYETKERKQRAELLGHLTGELERLRKAHERELETVRQEQDKQLEDLRRRHREQERKLQELEVELETRSKDVKARLAELDVQEEAARKEKQQLLEVKRQVALESEEATATHQHLEEAKKEHSHLLESNRQIRRTLEELRARKLELESQVELLQAQSQRLQKRISSLEAEAQRKQDMLNELAVEESNTSPHFELDLHVEDLRKSTGTSQTKGVSSSVSQSKEEAGLLLDSVRHYLSAEGPALRSAKEFLVQQTRSMRRRQTALKAAQQHWREELANAPDRAQDAPGTESLDAVRRNLEEESRHLDEMRSAMCKGQDLLKQKEEKLSQLESSVREEASDEDSLRGASTKKVVTFDLSDMEDTSSESSKSAPLPQMNPTPCPTFPNEIQYLSSSLQRISSELNGVLSVLGSLNTQPPPPLFTSMPAPISSLSSRSTCVPTYPSLARASAPRPVTPMSTHWAWDPGLGPRLSSSVAQTVDDFLVEKLRKYFPSGVPFLRSSPAPLENRLGYVSASEQLRHLQRPHSQVQEAGNTNLQGMIEANRKWLDHFKNDPKLHLFSVPKPTATSSLLQLGLDENRLKVYHC from the exons GAAACACAGCCTGAGCAGGGACTTCTGCCTTCTTCCTTTCTCCGTGGCCCGTCCCCTCTCCCAGCACCTGGGCTTACTGGTCTGGACCTAGACCAAGAGATGCAGGCTAGAAGTGAGGGCTCCTTTAAGAAAGGGAAGAGCTCATGCATTCTGGGTGACACCCCCTGGCCTCTCATGGGCACCCTGCCCAGCAAGCTGCAGCCGCTGTCCAAAGACCAAGCTTCCCGATCCCATCAGATCTTTGCTGACGTGGAGAAAATCTTAGGCAGGGCCCCAGCCCAATGCAGGACAGAATTAGGTGATCAGCAGGGTCTGGAGAAACACCAGAAGATGACAGAAAAAATCCACCTGCGGTTTTCAGACCCTGAAATAGAAGAGCTGGGAATGAGGACCAGACAGCAGAAGCCAGGCACTCTGGGTCCTAAGAACACCGGGCCTCTCCAGGATGGGCAGGATGTATTAGGAAGCAGGAGCCAGGCCTCTGTCCACGCAAAGCTCCCTGAAACCATCAAGGGCCCGCAGCTGAAAGGGGAGCAACAGAGTCACAACATAGCCAAGCTGAGCTCCACGGGTCCTGGTGGGGACAAGGGCCagagccctgtctcctctccatcCCCTGGGGAGGAGCCCACCTCATCCTCTTGTTCTTCTGACCACATGCCGCCTACCAGGAAGAGCCAGTTGTTCTTGTTAGATAGAAGCCCAGTTGAAGACCTGAGCTGGCGGGGAGTTCCTGGGGAAGGTGGAAGTATGGGCAAGGGGATATCGAGGCGAGAGCCCCCAGGACCGTGGATGGGGCAGGTCTCCAAGCTTGCTAGCAAGAACACCACAGGGAGCAGCAGAGAAAGAGAGTCCAGTGACCCTGAGGCTCGTGGAGCTTCAGCTGAAGATACACCCCAGGGACTTGGCCTGGAACCACCTGACACCCTGGCATCAGAACCAGCTCAGAATGCCCCTGCAGGCAGTACCCCTGGGGTCTCTCCTCCCAGTGAGAAGAGACAACCCCCAGGGTCTCCAGAGCCCCCTGATGAAGACAGGAAGCCTCGTGTGTCTGGGCCTGACTtggagagcagcagcagcagcagcagcctggCCTCACGCCTTGGCTCTCAGGTTCTGGGTGAGGTGACCAACTTCCCTTGGGACCTGCAGAGCTCACAGAGATCTGAGCTGGGAGTGGGTCACACGGATCCTGGACCCAGAGCTCAGCaatccacccccttcctagcacCCCACTTGTCCCACATCCAGAGCTCAGCCGATGAGCAGTCAGAGAGTGAAGACTACTCTGAGGATCAGAGGTTCTACCAGCACATCCTGCAGATGGTCAAGATCTCCAGGCGGCTGGAGGGCCTGGGGCTGCCCGATAGCATGCAGGAAATGCAGTGCAAAGATATCGCCAGCATGGTCTGTTGCATGGCGGCTGAGTCTTCCAGGATGTCTAGTGAGGGTGAGCACGAGGCCATCAGAGCCATGGAGAGAGACTCGAGGTTTCTGACTTGGGGTTCAGAGCTGCTGCAGCATCCTCAGGAGGGGGCCCTTGGCCCAGCTGGGCAGGAGACCACCTCTCGGCAAGCCAATCTCCAGCCAAACAGCAACTCCTTCAGGCAGGGGCCAGTTGAGCTGAGCTTCAACAGAGAGCTTACTGCAAAGCCAGGCAAGATACAGCTTCTCAACCAG gccctgggttcccCGTTAGCCCCAGTCCACGTTCCTCTTGGGGGTCTGGGCCCACTGCGAGGCCTCGTGGATGCCCCGCCTTCTGCTCTCCGTGGATCGCAAAGCGTGagcctgggcagctcagtggagtcCAATCAGCTTGGAGAACTCACGCTG CCTTCACAGGGTCCCAAGACTTGTGCTTATACAAAGGGTCTCTTGGGCTCCATCCATGAGGACAAGAATGCTTTCAGCCTCTTGGCTTTAGGGGAGGAAACTAACGAGGAAGATGAGGAGGAGAGTGACAACCAG AGTCTCCGCAGTTCAAGTGAGCTTCTTAAGAACTTGCACCTGGACATTGGGGCACTGGGGGGTGACTTTGAGTATGAG GAGTCTCCAAGATCAAGCCAGCCGGAGGAGAAGAAGGATGATTCTCTTGCCTCAGATGCTGCTGGCCCCCCCACTCCTGACAAGCTCCTCAGCCAGGGTGCAGACGACACCTTGAGTGGTGCCAATGGCAAAGGGCAGCAGGGAAGAGCAGCGAATTCTCGGCTCCCAGAAACAGAAGAGGCTGAGAAGAGTGATCCCGGGGCCTCCAGGAGTCGGGTGACCCCTGGGGTAGGCCCAGGGGATGATCAGCCTGCCAAAGCCTCTTCAAAGGAGGCTCCAGAAGACCTCATGGATGCAGGAGAGGAGGGCTCCAGGGAGGAAGAGGCAGTGACGGAGCCCAAGAGGCAGGCTTCTGCCCCAAAAGGCAGCGGATCAGACGCCAGTGAA GAGTCCAAGATCAGTGACCATGTGAAGGAACTACAGTTCTCAGACTCTGCTGCTTCTGATCCCAAGTCCTTCCTCGGCCTG GACTTTGGTTTTCACAGTCGAATCTCAGAGCACCTGCTAGATACTGATGTGCTTTCTCCGGTCCTGGATAGAGCCTGCAAGGGG GTCCAGAGGTGGGGAAGAGAGGACAAGGAGGACAGCGAGTCCAGCCAAGATGAGCTGCAGAGCAAGCAGTCCAAGGGCTCAGAGAG GTTATCTCCTTCACTTCTGCACGGGCGGCAGCTCCAGAGTCCCCTTCCCAGCCAGGCCACTGAGAACAGGCCTGCACAGGCCCCTGCTGGGCAGCCTGCGTGGAAGGAGGCTGAAGAGCCTGGGGAGGACTCTGTAGCCAGGCCCACCCCGCCAGCTTCCCTCCAGAG GGAGCAGGTCCCAAGGCCACTTGCCACCCCTGAGAGGGCCAAGGAGCTGGGTCCTGGGCAGGAAGAGGCTGAGGAGCCCAAGGAGAAGGTGGCAGTCAGCCCCACCCCGCTGGTCTCTGCAGAGGC GCAATCCCCAGAGCCTGTGAGCCCCCCAGATCAACTCACAGAGGCTGCTCTAAAGACTGTGGAAGAGGCAGTGGCTCGGGAACTTGAGCAGGACAAGAGGCGGCTGCTGGAATCAAAGCGAGAGAAGATGCAGCAACTGCGGGAGAAACTGTggcaagaggaggaggaagaaatccTCCAGCTTCACCAGCAGAAGGAGAAGTCTCTCAG tTCCCTGAAGGAGCAGCTGCAGAGAGCCACTGAGGAAGAGGAGGCCCGGATGAGAGAAGAGGAAAGCCAGAGGCTGTCCTGGCTCCGAGCCCAGGTCCGGTCCAGCACAGAAGCAGATGAGGGCCACATCAG GGCCGAGCAAGAGGCTTCCCTGGAGAGGCTGAGAGAAAAGCTGGAGTCTCTACAGAAGGCCGAGAGGGCCAGCTTGGAGCAGAAAAGCAGGCAAACACTAGAGCGGCTCAAGGAGGAGATGGAGGcttcagagaagagagagcaggCTGCCCTGAATGCTGAGAAGGAGAAGGCTTTGCAGCGACTGCGGGAGCAACtggaaggggagaggaaagaa GCCCTTGTTACTCCCCAGGCAGTGGCGGCACTGGAGAGGGAGCACAGTGATGAGCTGGAGCGGCTCTGTTCCTCGTTGAAGGCCAAGCACAGAGAG GCAGTCTCCAGCCTCCAGAAGAAGACAGAGGAAGCGCAGCAGAAAGAAAAGGCCCAGCTGCAGGAAAGTCTTGTGCAGATGGAACAGAGAGCTCATCAGAAAGCTCACCAAGTGATTGAGTACGAGCAAGAG CTCAGTGGCCTCTTGAGAGAGAAGCGCCAGGAGGTGGAAAGAGATCATGAGAGGAAGATGGAGAAGATGAAGGAGGAGCACTGGCAAGTGCTGGCAGAGGCCAGAGAGCAATATGAAACCAAG GAGAGGAAGCAGCGGGCTGAGCTCCTGGGGCACCTGACCGGAGAACTGGAGCGCCTGCGAAAGGCCCATGAGCGAGAACTGGAGACCGTGAGGCAGGAGCAGGACAAGCAGCTTGAGGACTTGCGGCGCCGGCACCGGGAACAG GAAAGGAAACTCCAAGAGTTAGAGGTAGAACTTGAAACCAGAAGTAAAGATGTCAAGGCTAGGTTGGCTGAGCTGGATGTCCAG GAGGAGGCTGCCCGGAAGGAGAAGCAGCAGCTGCTTGAAGTGAAGAGGCAGGTTGCTCTGGAGAGTGAG GAAGCCACAGCCACCCATCAGCACCTGGAGGAGGCAAAGAAGGAGCACTCCCACCTGCTAGAGTCAAACCGGCAGATCCGGAGAACTCTCGAGGAGCTTCGGGCCCGCAAGTTGGAGTTGGAGTCCCAGGTGGAGCTGCTGCAGGCACAGAGCCAGAGGCTGCAGAAGCGCATCAG CAGCCTGGAGGCTGAGGCCCAGAGGAAGCAGGACATGCTGAACGAGTTGGCAGTCGAGGAGAGTAACACCTCCCCGCATTTTGAGCTGGATCTCCACGTGGAGGACCTTAGGAAATCCACTGGAACT AGTCAGACCAAAGGGGTATCCTCTTCTGTCTCCCAGAGTAAGGAGGAAGCTGGCTTGCTTCTCGACAG TGTCCGGCACTACCTGTCTGCTGAGGGACCAGCCCTCCGTAGTGCCAAGGAGTTCCTGGTACAGCAGACACGCTCCATGCGGAGGCGGCAGACAGCTCTGAAAGCCGCCCAGCAGCACTGGCGCGAGGAGCTGGCCAATGCCCCGGACAGAGCCCAAGATGCACCAGGCACCGAGTCTCTGGATGCTGTGCGCAGGAACCTGGAGGAG GAGTCCAGGCACCTGGATGAGATGAGGTCTGCTATGTGCAAAGGCCAGGACCTGCTGAAGCAGAAAGAGGAGAAGCTGAGCCAGCTGGAGTCTTCTGTCCGGGAAGAG GCCTCTGATGAGGACAGTCTGAGAGGAGCCTCTACCAAGAAGGTGGTGACCTTTGACCTCAGTGACATGGAAGACACGAGCAGTGAAAGTTCTAAATCTGCCCCCCTGCCTCAGA TGAACCCGACCCCATGCCCCACCTTCCCCAACGAGATCCAGTACCTGAGCAGCTCCTTACAGCGGATCAGCAGCGAGCTGAACGGGGTCCTCAGTGTGCTGGGCAGCCTCAacacccagcccccacccccgctCTTCACTTCGATGCCAGCACCGATCTCGTCCCTGTCCTCCAGGAGCACCTGTGTTCCCACCTACCCCTCCCTGGCCAGGGCTTCAGCCCCGCGCCCCGTGACCCCCATGTCCACCCATTGGGCCTGGGACCCAGGGCTGGGCCCCCGGCTTTCCTCCTCTGTGGCTCAAACAGTGGACGACTTCCTGGTGGAGAAGTTGCGCAAGTATTTTCCAA GCGGAGTCCCATTCCtcaggagcagccctgcccccCTGGAGAACAGGCTGGGCTACGTGTCCGCCAG TGAGCAGCTCCGCCACCTGCAGCGCCCCCATTCCCAAGTCCAGgaggcaggcaacaccaacttaCAGGGTATGATCGAGGCTAACCGAAAGTGGCTAGATCATTTCAAGAATGACCCCAAATT ACATCTCTTCTCAGTACCCAAGCCAACAGCCACCTCCAGCCTCCTGCAGCTGGGCCTGGATGAGAACAGACTGAAGGTGTACCACTGCTGA